GACGAACGTCTTTGAAATGCGGCATTGTGTCTGGTATCTTTCGTGTGTTGTCTGCCGTTTCAGTACCCCCCGTTTCGTGAGCTGGTGACAGTTCGCACAGTACTGGCATGCTGAGAATTGGGCTTGGATCTTGCTTCTGCGGTAGAGAAGAGCTTTTCGCAGCTAGAGCTAAGTTTTCTCGAAGCCTCCTGAGAGTTTGGGCAAGTATTGTACAATTGGTGCAGTGTGACAGTCCTGGCGTTTGGAATGGAAAGGCACAGCTGTCACCAATGAACACATGCTTGACATCGCAAGAGAAGGAGCCACAGACCGTCACTGGCTTTCCGTGGTTGAGTTGGGGGACTTCTAGAGGCGGAGAGCGCTGGTTGGATTCGCGCCAATGCTGGACGCGTTCATCAGTCGTCATGCAGCGTTTGAAGCCAAGCGAGGTATTGCGGCGGTCCTTATCGCTGAAATGTCTTTGCTTAGGCTGGCAGGGCATAGTTGCTGCTCGATCTTTCGCTCTAAGAGCTTGTGGTGTGGCTTGGAGTGGAAAACCCGGTGCACGAAATAGATGCGGCTCGCTCGCACCTGTGGGAGTAACTGCTGCAGTTCGTCTGACAGTGTTCGAAACCGAGCTGACTCCTCGAATGATGTCGAACATCCTATCGCCTTTGGGTGCTGTAGTCAGGTTTTCATAGCCTCTTGAAGTGATGAGAATGTCGTCTTCGATTCGAACCCCTCCAACAGGTAGGTAACCCTGAAGAACCTTCTGGTTGATGAACCGTGAGTGTATTGGGGATGGTAAGTAAAACTGTTGTAGCGCATAAACGGAAAAGTATCTAGCACGGTCAGTTGACACGTCTCAGGTAGAACGACCAGACACGATACTCACATCCCAGGTTCAACTGTCACTACCATACCCTCTTCAAGTTGGCTGCTTTGCGTGTCTGTAGGTGCATGACAAAGGGCAAGATCATAAACCGGCATATGGAAATTCTCAGGGAAGAGCGAGGGTGCCTAGATGGAATCAGTTTACACAATGCCAGAAAGCAATCGAGATCACTACCTGTTCGAACACTGCCTTGCCTCCTCTGACACTCATCAGTTCAGCCTGTCCGACATCATGGACTTCTAGTCCAACATGATGACCCAGACCGTGCGGGAAGAATGCTCGACTTGTGCCTGCCTTATAGATCTCTTCCCTGGTGCCATTGTGCAGGATGCCAAGCTTGAGAAGCCCGTCAATTGCAATCTGATGCGCTAGGATGTGAAGATCCAGATACCGTACACCAGGTGCTAAGCGTTCGATACAGCTCTCTTGCATGCGTTCGACCAGCTTGTAGATGTTCCTTGCTTCCTTGCTCGGCCAAGACTCGGTGAGTGGAAATGTGCGTGTTATGTCGCTTGCGTATAGCCCATACTCGCATCCAGCATCAAGACACATGAGTTGACGATCTTCAAAATCCTCGTTGTTTGCATCATAATGTAGAGTTCCTGCGTTTGAACCAGAAGCGGCTATGGGATCATATGCTTGCTGTTTCGCCTGATGCGAAATACATACATCCATGAATAAGCCTTCAACTTGCGCTTCATTTTTGAACTTCAGAATGTTGGCGAGAACCTTCCGATGCGCTTCTGAACTGATGTCATTGGCTTTGCGAATAAGGCTAATCTCATGGCCATCCTTAATCATGCGCGCCGCGTTCATTGCAGGCCGTAGAGAGTCCGAGTCGATGATTGCACGGAGCCCAGGAATCCGTGGAAGCTGGCCGTCGTGTAGCACGTAGATATCGTTCCCGAGTCCGCCGTAATAGTTGCTCCAGTCCTTGATGACATCGCCCAGCTCGTCAACATAATAAACTTCATCAATGTCGTACCTTTCAACAGCTTCAGCGAGGGTCGAGCCGCGTCCGTTCCAGATGACGCGCTTGGGATCAATCCGGGGTATAAACAGAGACAAGATATCATGTTGGATGTCGTAAGTCATGTGGCACGACGGCTCATTGCATCTTCTGACTATTAGCAAACTCGATCCTATAGATTGAGTCTACGCACCCAGTGAGATAGTAGAAGTATCGTCGCTGCCGGAATGGCGCAGGCATGTCGCTGTCCTCGTTGTTCTTCGCCGGCTGGCCGGCCAGGTAGATCAAACCCTCATCAATACCCAACTTCTCCTGCACACGACGAGCATGTTGCCTTGCTATGATGTCCACATCAGTGGACTGTAGTGTGCGTACCTGTGCCCTACTCACCCGGATATTTCTCGAGCGGACCGTCCGCGTCCAGATGAACCCAGTACTCTTTTGCGTCCATGCTCAACCTCTCAGCAAGATCCATTCCATCAAGAGCCTCCATTTTAACGCCGGCGCAAATGGCTCCAGATGTTGGCAGAGTGTCAGAATGTTGTTGAGCGGCGTACAAGCAGATATTATGGCGCGCCGCAAGGCAGAACCGGTGAGCGCTAGCGCAACGCTTCAGCACCGGTCAACCGATGGATCGATCGGGCAGCAAAGGCCACCATCTTCAAAACCACAACTGTTCGTATTACAGAACTCTATCAGCATCTGCGACGGCGGTCCTATCGTCAGATTCTAAGTCCGGTGATGAAGATGGTGGAAGAGAGCATTCAGCTCTTCTGACCACATCTTTCGCGACCATGCTGTCCTGACGACCCCGCGGCGCATGACTCACAATTGTACCACTGGGTGACCGACCATGCAACGACCAACGTTCTGTACACATCCGCTCCAACACGCATACGCGCGACTTGAACATTTCGTGCGGCAAGGGCTATCGTGTTTGGATCAGCGCAGgcagaagagaagaaagggACATACGGTGGCTTGCCTAAGAACAATCTGATTGGTCGGTGAAAACCGGTGAAGATGCGCGGAGGAGCACGACCAGGAATGGAAGAAGCCGGATTTTGATCTCGTGCTTACGGGTACTTCAAGACTGCCAGCTATCACTGACTCCCATCTCTGGTCAACACGGTGATACCACGCGTACGATGACGGAGCTGGAAAACTTTTAGGTCTTACTAGGACCTGATTCTGACTACGCGTAACCTCTTTATACGCATTTGAGAATTTACGCAAATGGATTCTATCAATTTCAAGGTGCAGGAAGGACTACCATGTACCGGCACAGATAAAACTTGGGGGTCACTGCATCATACGTGAAGGACGTCCAAGGCCCGAGAGacagcgctcctaacttGCTTCGTATCGAGTGACGGCGTTGATGGAGAAGCTAGAGCTTCAGTTCATACTCGGGATCCTACTTGCAGCCATTGTGGCTACACTGTCTCCTATGTGCGTCTCGTGCACAGCGCGTGCTACGATTTAAAGCTCTCGACTGTACCACGTTCCTGACTTTAGGTACGCTTGGCACCAGGTATTGGACCTTCACATCTTCTCCCCATCAACTCGTGTTTTTCCTTGCGCAGGCTTTGCGCAAGGCGTGCATGGTAACGATTTACAG
This genomic window from Ascochyta rabiei chromosome 11, complete sequence contains:
- a CDS encoding Xaa-Pro dipeptidase, yielding MEALDGMDLAERLSMDAKEYWVHLDADGPLEKYPARQHARRVQEKLGIDEGLIYLAGQPAKNNEDSDMPAPFRQRRYFYYLTGCNEPSCHMTYDIQHDILSLFIPRIDPKRVIWNGRGSTLAEAVERYDIDEVYYVDELGDVIKDWSNYYGGLGNDIYVLHDGQLPRIPGLRAIIDSDSLRPAMNAARMIKDGHEISLIRKANDISSEAHRKVLANILKFKNEAQVEGLFMDVCISHQAKQQAYDPIAASGSNAGTLHYDANNEDFEDRQLMCLDAGCEYGLYASDITRTFPLTESWPSKEARNIYKLVERMQESCIERLAPGVRYLDLHILAHQIAIDGLLKLGILHNGTREEIYKAGTSRAFFPHGLGHHVGLEVHDVGQAELMSVRGGKAVFEQAPSLFPENFHMPVYDLALCHAPTDTQSSQLEEGMVVTVEPGIYFSVYALQQFYLPSPIHSRFINQKVLQGYLPVGGVRIEDDILITSRGYENLTTAPKGDRMFDIIRGVSSVSNTVRRTAAVTPTGASEPHLFRAPGFPLQATPQALRAKDRAATMPCQPKQRHFSDKDRRNTSLGFKRCMTTDERVQHWRESNQRSPPLEVPQLNHGKPVTVCGSFSCDVKHVFIGDSCAFPFQTPGLSHCTNCTILAQTLRRLRENLALAAKSSSLPQKQDPSPILSMPVLCELSPAHETGGTETADNTRKIPDTMPHFKDVRHLTISQIPHDCTPTSDLAPQQSTYPTYLREKAIPQDDINHSLVEELTKQCQNVALGQYVAEPVCMYATDQHTPLNAVTPTVFSKQRHAALESQVTTIIRDRSTQQREQRRASNHTDDRDWLA